GGAAAAAGCAGGGGCAAAAGCGAGCGAAGTGTTTGGCGTTATAGGCTTACCACAGTTGAATTATCAAAAAGTTTTAAGCCCTATGAAGATTACAACGCTCATAAATTACGACGGAAAATAAGACGATTTTTACGAAAAATCTTTTCTTCTTGTTTTTGTTTTGTGTTTTATTTTTTTACTACAGTATTTTTTGCTTACCCGTGCATAAATAAAAAAAAGCCATCCAAAACGGATGACTTTTTTAGTTTGCTTTTATTTAAGCACGTTTAAGGTGGATAGCAAAGCCGCCAACTTCTTTATCAAGGTAAACAACCTTTAACGGAGAATCGTTCTCCTTACCCATCCATTTTTCAGTTCCTGCAACAGGATTAAATCCAAAAGGTTTAAGGTAAGCGAGCGCTCTTTCTACATTGTTACAAACCATAGAAATGTGGCCATTTGTTCCGCGACCTTTTTCTTTCATAATTTCAACCTGTTCAGAAGCGAAGATTGAAGTATTGCCGATTTTTGATGCAAAACCAAAAAGTTCAAACTGAGCTGCAATCTCTTTTGCTTCAGCTTCATTTTTTGCATTGATTCCCATGTGGTCAATGTGGAAGTTGTGCATAGCCTTTACAGCATCTTTACAAATCTGTGTTATTTCGTCCCATTTTCCGCCGTCAATCAAAGGCTTTTTAACCATCCAAGTTCCGCCCATGCACAGAATATTCTTGCGTTTTGCATATTCGCCAACATTTTCTGTTGTTACACCGCCGGTTGGCATAAATGTACACTGAGGAAAAGGTCCGCCAAAGTCGTCGATAATCTTGTATCCGCCTTTGCGTTCAGCAGGGAACAATTTAAGGTGAGTAACGCCCTTGTTAATGCAAGCAGTTATTTCTGAAGGATTTGAAATTCCTGGCATTGTTGGAATATTATTTTTTATGCACCAGTCAACAACGTCTGGATTGTATCCTGGAGAAACGATGAATTTTGCTCCAGCTTTTACAGCGCGTTCAGCTTGTTCAACATTAAGAACTGTACCAGCACCAACAAGCATGTCTGGTTCTGCCTTAATCATTGCTTCGATTGCTTCTGCAGCACATGCAGTGCGGAAAGTAACTTCTGACGCAGGAAGTCCACCTTTTACAAGGGCGTGTGCAAGATCTGCCGCTTTTGAAGCATCGTCAATCGCAACTACTGGAATAATACCAATGTCACGGAATGTGTCATAAACATCTGCCATTTTAGAACCTCTAATAAATATAGATTTGAATTACTATAACGTTTTTTATGCTTTATGTAAACGAAGAAGGATTTTGCTGTAGTTTAAGTTTTTTTGTATTTAAAATGGTGGCTTGCGTCACTTGCGTGCCGCCGGCACTTGCGCCTTTCGCTAAGCGCTCATCGTCCTCGTCGCTATGCTCCTGCGGTCGACGGCTTCGCCGAGGCTCCACCGCCTAAGCCGTTTTTACTGCCACCACCTCTTGTCAAAATTTGATTCTATTAAATCTTCTGTGTTGTCTTCCAGTTCAAAGAAAAAATCTATGCCAGTGCGCTTTTCTACTTCATCAACTGTAACGGCATAATCTAAAATCTCTCCTTCGCATTTTTGGTTTGGAAAGATGAACGCTATTGCTGTTACATCTTTTGAATCGTCTTTTGTAGCCCTGTCGTTTTCGTCTTCGTAGAGTGGTACTAAGAGTACTTTGTAATAATATTCCGGAACTGCAACATTGTTTTTACCGATAGTTTTGTACTGTTGTGGAGCTTTGTCTAAAACCGGCCCAGAAATTACAAACACCCTCGAATACTTTTGCGCCCATTGGCGTACGGAAGTTTCTAAGTCTTTCCAGATTCCACGGTTTAGGCTTCCTGTCTGCGGGCTCATATTGCTCATGTAAAATGTTTCGCTCATAGCCTCTTTGCTAAATGCAAAATCAGCTGCTGGTGTAAGATGCCCTCTGTCGTAGCCGCTAGCTTTATAATCTTGTGGCGTTGCAGAAAGCGTTGTAACGAGAGGGTCTGTTCTAAAGTCATCTGTACGACTTGCATTTTTTACGAGCATTTCGCTGTCGAGGCAATATGCACTCCACTCTGCCTGCTCATAACTTTCTCTGTAGCAAAGCGAATAATAAAGGTGATTTACAATCTGACGGTCTGCGCTGGAATCTCCAGTTTTGCTTTTTGAACTTAAAGGAATACACAAATCTTTTTTTGTTGATATTAAATAAACCCCATTTTGCGAGTTAAGTTCTTTTTTGCTGTTCTCTTTTTGCAGACAGCCTTCTGTTTTTTGTTGATTATTTTGCCTTTGTGTTATTTCGTTATTTTGACCTTGTGATTGTGCGGTTTTGTTTTCTTGTTGCCCACGATTTTGTTCTATGTAAAAATATGCAAAAAACAAAATAAATAAAGCGAATATCAAAAGTGGCAGAATCTTTATATTCTTTTTTTGTGACATATAATTTTTCCTTTTTGGTGCATTTGGGTTTTTAAGGGCCGCAAAGCCTTATGAGCGCCCTTAGGAGAAGGGGTAGGGCGCAACGCTAGTGCGACCGCAGGGGAAGGCTTTCCCCTCTTTATTGCTTGATTTTAATAAAATAATTGAATAAGCACTATAAAAAACGCTAAAATGCTTCATTTAAGCGAGGTTTTTATGGCAAAAGTGTATATTCCAAAGGATTATGTTTCTATTTTGGGCTCTAAGGAAACTGAACACGCTATCGTTATGATTAAGGAGTTTTTTCAAGGGCAACTTTCTTCTGCCTTGAATCTTACCCGTGTTACTGCTCCACTTTTTGTTGAAAGCGGCAAGGGGTTAAACGACGATTTGAACGGTATTGAAAGAGCGGTAACTTTTCCTGTAAAGGATATGAACGATGCTAAGATGGAAATTGTTCATTCGCTTGCAAAATGGAAAAGAGTTAAGGTTACTGAAATGAAACTTGAAGCGGGTTTTGGAATTTACACCGATATGAACGCTATTCGTGCAGACGAAGAATTGGATAATATTCATTCTCTGTACGTTGACCAATGGGACTGGTGCCAGTGCATTAAAAATGAAGACCGCAATGTTGAATATTTAAAAGATGTTGTAAGGAAAATATACGATTGTTTAAAACATCTTGAGTTTTATATTTACGATCGCTACGAAGCGATAAAACCTGTTTTGCCTAGCGAAATTACCTTTGTTTATGCGCAGGACCTTGCAAGGCAGTATCCAGATAAATCTCCAAAAGAAAGGGAAAACATCATAACTAAAAAGTATGGTGCTGTATTTTTGATTGGCATTGGCGGAAAGTTGGATGATGGTTCTATTCACGATGGACGTGCACCTGACTATGACGATTGGATTACAGAAACTGGAGACGGACATCGTGGTCTTAACGGCGACCTTTTGGTTTGGGATTCTGTAATCGATAGCGCTTTGGAACTTTCTTCCATGGGTATAAGGGTAAGTGCCAAAAGTTTAAAACTTCAACTACAAGAAAGAAATTGCATGGAAAAAGAAAAGTTTGAATTTCATAAAAAACTTTTAAATGGGCAGTTAAGTCAGACTATGGGCGGTGGAATTGGGCAGAGCCGTCTTTGTATGTTCTTTTTACGAAAAGCACATATCGGAGAAATTCAGGTTAGCATGTGGCAGGATTCTATGCGAAAAGAATGTGCTGACCACGGAATAAAACTTTTGTAAGGCAAAGGCAAATGCGAAATTTTGCAGGGCTTTTTAAGCCTTTGCATTTTTGCAAAATCTTTTTGACCAGAAGTTTTTTTTGCATAAATGGCGAATAGCGTTATAAGTGTTGTTTATGGAAAAATCTTATAATTTTAACTTAAACCAGCTTGAATCTTCTCTTTTGACCTTTGAAGAAAAAGGCATAACGGAATTCACCTTGCACGATAAAGCTATTCTTTGCAACAAAGAAAAACTGCTTTCGTTTTTAAAATTGTTTTTGAAAAATGCTCCTTCCACGTTTTTAAATCTTTGTTTAGAGCCTTCTATGCTCGATGCGGATGTCTGTAAAATCCTTGCAGAGCTTTTTTGCTCGCTCGATGTTGTTTTAAAAGGCGAGAGCAAGGGAAATTCCTATCTTTTTGACAAAAAGTTTTTCAGTCGAAGGGCACAGATGTTAAACACTTTGGGGCTCGTCTTTGGATTTGAAATGGATTTTGCAATTTCTTGTGGAGACGGAATTAAACTTTTTTTTGACCGTTTAGATTTTGCCACGGGACTTTATCCAAATCACATAA
This portion of the Treponema pectinovorum genome encodes:
- the eda gene encoding bifunctional 4-hydroxy-2-oxoglutarate aldolase/2-dehydro-3-deoxy-phosphogluconate aldolase gives rise to the protein MADVYDTFRDIGIIPVVAIDDASKAADLAHALVKGGLPASEVTFRTACAAEAIEAMIKAEPDMLVGAGTVLNVEQAERAVKAGAKFIVSPGYNPDVVDWCIKNNIPTMPGISNPSEITACINKGVTHLKLFPAERKGGYKIIDDFGGPFPQCTFMPTGGVTTENVGEYAKRKNILCMGGTWMVKKPLIDGGKWDEITQICKDAVKAMHNFHIDHMGINAKNEAEAKEIAAQFELFGFASKIGNTSIFASEQVEIMKEKGRGTNGHISMVCNNVERALAYLKPFGFNPVAGTEKWMGKENDSPLKVVYLDKEVGGFAIHLKRA
- a CDS encoding DNA/RNA non-specific endonuclease — encoded protein: MSQKKNIKILPLLIFALFILFFAYFYIEQNRGQQENKTAQSQGQNNEITQRQNNQQKTEGCLQKENSKKELNSQNGVYLISTKKDLCIPLSSKSKTGDSSADRQIVNHLYYSLCYRESYEQAEWSAYCLDSEMLVKNASRTDDFRTDPLVTTLSATPQDYKASGYDRGHLTPAADFAFSKEAMSETFYMSNMSPQTGSLNRGIWKDLETSVRQWAQKYSRVFVISGPVLDKAPQQYKTIGKNNVAVPEYYYKVLLVPLYEDENDRATKDDSKDVTAIAFIFPNQKCEGEILDYAVTVDEVEKRTGIDFFFELEDNTEDLIESNFDKRWWQ
- the asnA gene encoding aspartate--ammonia ligase, with the protein product MAKVYIPKDYVSILGSKETEHAIVMIKEFFQGQLSSALNLTRVTAPLFVESGKGLNDDLNGIERAVTFPVKDMNDAKMEIVHSLAKWKRVKVTEMKLEAGFGIYTDMNAIRADEELDNIHSLYVDQWDWCQCIKNEDRNVEYLKDVVRKIYDCLKHLEFYIYDRYEAIKPVLPSEITFVYAQDLARQYPDKSPKERENIITKKYGAVFLIGIGGKLDDGSIHDGRAPDYDDWITETGDGHRGLNGDLLVWDSVIDSALELSSMGIRVSAKSLKLQLQERNCMEKEKFEFHKKLLNGQLSQTMGGGIGQSRLCMFFLRKAHIGEIQVSMWQDSMRKECADHGIKLL